The following are encoded together in the Bradymonas sediminis genome:
- the msrA gene encoding peptide-methionine (S)-S-oxide reductase MsrA: MLDAPNPDSAKHIVLDTPLHGPFAENLERAVFGMGCFWGVERIFWQLDGVFTTAAGYAGGHTEKPTYREVCSGSTGHAEVVAVIFDPEVISYEQLLRVFWENHDPTQGMRQGNDRGTQYRSTIYAYGEAQLAAAIASRDAYQEELGRAGYTAITTEIINAPTFYYAEDYHQQYLAKNPNGYCGVKGTGVSCPVAL; encoded by the coding sequence ATGCTCGACGCCCCGAACCCTGACAGCGCCAAACATATCGTCCTCGACACACCGCTTCACGGCCCCTTCGCCGAGAACCTCGAGCGCGCGGTCTTCGGCATGGGTTGCTTCTGGGGTGTCGAGCGGATCTTCTGGCAACTCGACGGCGTCTTCACGACCGCCGCGGGTTACGCCGGCGGGCACACCGAGAAGCCCACCTACCGCGAGGTATGCTCCGGCAGCACCGGACACGCCGAGGTGGTCGCGGTCATCTTCGACCCCGAAGTCATCAGCTATGAGCAGCTATTGCGGGTCTTCTGGGAGAATCATGACCCCACCCAGGGCATGCGCCAGGGGAACGACCGCGGAACCCAGTATCGCTCGACCATCTACGCCTACGGTGAGGCGCAACTCGCCGCGGCCATCGCGTCACGCGACGCCTACCAGGAAGAGCTCGGCAGGGCCGGCTATACCGCCATCACCACCGAGATTATCAACGCCCCTACTTTTTATTATGCCGAAGACTACCACCAGCAATATCTTGCGAAGAACCCGAACGGGTATTGTGGCGTCAAAGGTACTGGTGTGAGCTGCCCGGTCGCCCTCTAA